In a genomic window of Leifsonia xyli subsp. cynodontis DSM 46306:
- a CDS encoding spermidine synthase, with protein sequence MPQFPSVVLSESGFVATIEPDRFVPGSYQLVVDGTPQSQVNLDDPTQLFFEYVQRMGNAIDLIGEPGEPITAVHLGAGALTLPRYVAATRPGSRQQVVELESRLVELVRHELPLPRHAQIRIRHGDARDVVEKLPAGLRGQVDLLVIDIFSGSRTPAHVTSVEFYRSAVSLLNPGGIVLVNVADGPPLAFARSQVATLGSVVENVAALAETQVLKGRRFGNVVLMGSDSPLPLEWLPRLLASGPHPAKAVAGAELRTFAAGAPIVTDATSVPSPPPARSVFLSGARRD encoded by the coding sequence GTGCCGCAGTTTCCCTCCGTCGTCCTGTCCGAGAGCGGATTCGTCGCGACCATCGAACCCGACCGGTTCGTCCCCGGCTCCTACCAGCTGGTGGTGGACGGCACACCGCAGTCGCAGGTGAACCTGGACGATCCGACGCAGCTGTTCTTCGAGTATGTGCAGCGGATGGGGAACGCGATCGACCTGATCGGGGAGCCCGGCGAGCCGATCACGGCCGTGCATCTGGGGGCGGGGGCGCTGACCCTGCCGCGGTATGTCGCCGCCACGCGCCCCGGCTCACGGCAGCAGGTGGTGGAGCTGGAGAGCCGGCTGGTGGAGCTGGTGCGGCACGAGCTGCCGCTGCCGCGGCACGCCCAGATCCGCATCCGGCACGGGGACGCGCGCGACGTCGTAGAGAAGCTGCCAGCGGGGCTGCGCGGACAGGTGGACCTGCTGGTGATCGACATCTTCAGCGGCTCGCGGACCCCGGCGCATGTGACGAGCGTGGAGTTCTACCGATCGGCCGTCTCGCTGCTGAACCCGGGCGGGATCGTGCTGGTGAACGTAGCGGACGGGCCGCCGCTGGCTTTCGCGCGATCGCAGGTGGCGACGCTCGGCTCCGTCGTCGAGAACGTGGCGGCGCTGGCGGAGACGCAGGTGCTCAAGGGGCGGCGGTTCGGAAACGTGGTGCTGATGGGGTCGGACTCGCCGCTGCCGCTGGAGTGGCTGCCGCGACTGCTCGCGAGCGGACCGCATCCCGCGAAGGCCGTCGCCGGGGCGGAACTGCGGACGTTCGCGGCAGGCGCGCCGATCGTGACCGATGCCACGAGCGTGCCCTCTCCCCCACCCGCGCGAAGCGTGTTCCTGTCGGGCGCCCGGCGCGACTGA
- the rpoB gene encoding DNA-directed RNA polymerase subunit beta: protein MAAARNATNNDKTLKNGRDVSRLSFAKITDTLTVPDLLALQTESFDWLVGNDAWQARVAEGQAQGRQDLPAATGLEEIFEEISPIEDLGETMQLSFTNPFLEEKKYSIDECKEKGKTYAAPLYVEAEFMNHLTGEIKTQTVFMGDFPLMTERGTFIINGTERVVVSQLVRSPGVYFEAAADKTSDKDIYSARIIPSRGAWLEFEIDKRDQVGVRIDRKRKQSVTVFLKALGLTSEEILAEFAGFQSIELTLEKDAILTKEEALKDIYRKLRPGEQVAAEAARALLDNFYFNPKRYDLAKVGRYKINRKLGLEAPLTDSVLTVQDIIATIKYLVSLHDGRTTIKGLRGGVETDIRLDIDDIDHFGNRRIRAVGELIQNQVRTGLSRMERVVRERMTTQDIEAITPQTLINVRPVVAAIKEFFGTSQLSQFMDQNNPLAGLTHKRRLSALGPGGLSRERAGVEVRDVHPSHYGRMCPIETPEGPNIGLIGSLASFARINSFGFIETPYRKVENGVVTNQIDYLTASEEDDFVVAQANAPLDANGRFVEERVLARQKGGEVDLIPAGEIGYMDVSPRQMVSVGTSLIPFLEHDDANRALMGANMQRQAVPLLRSESPVVGTGMEGYAAIDAGDVVIAEKSGVVSEVSADAVTVQADDGTIKTYYLRKFDRSNQGTSYNHRVVVDEGDRIEAGEVVADGPATENGELALGKNLLVAFMPWEGHNFEDAIILSQNLVKDDTLSSIHIEEYEVDARDTKLGKEEITRDLPNVSPDLLADLDERGIIRIGAEVRPGDILVGKVTPKGETELSAEERLLRAIFNEKSREVRDTSLKVPHGEEGTIIGVKVFDAQDGDDELGSGVNQRVVVYIAQKRKITAGDKLAGRHGNKGVISKILPVEDMPFLADGTPVDVILNPLGVPGRMNFGQVLEIHLGWIAKNGWEIKGKPKWAAELPEAAFKAAPNTKVATPVFDGAKEEEIAGLLDVTLPTRDGDRLIGSSGKTQLFDGRSGEPYPDPVSVGYMYILKLHHLVDDKIHARSTGPYSMITQQPLGGKAQFGGQRFGEMEVWALEAYGAAYALQELLTIKSDDILGRVKVYEAIVKGENIQEPGIPESFKVLIKEMQSLCLNVEVLSADGQAVSLRDADDEAFRAAEELGINISSRFESSSIDEI, encoded by the coding sequence TTGGCTGCTGCGCGCAACGCAACCAACAACGACAAGACACTGAAGAACGGCCGGGACGTCTCCCGGCTCTCGTTCGCCAAGATCACGGACACCCTCACCGTCCCCGATCTGCTCGCACTGCAGACGGAGAGCTTCGACTGGCTCGTCGGAAACGACGCGTGGCAGGCGCGCGTCGCGGAAGGCCAGGCGCAGGGGCGTCAGGATCTGCCCGCCGCCACCGGTCTGGAGGAGATCTTCGAGGAGATCTCTCCGATCGAGGACCTCGGCGAGACCATGCAGCTCTCGTTCACGAACCCGTTCCTGGAGGAGAAGAAGTACTCGATCGACGAGTGCAAGGAGAAGGGCAAGACCTACGCCGCCCCGCTCTACGTCGAGGCCGAGTTCATGAACCACCTCACCGGTGAGATCAAGACGCAGACGGTCTTCATGGGCGACTTCCCGCTCATGACCGAGCGTGGCACCTTCATCATCAACGGCACGGAGCGTGTCGTCGTCTCCCAGCTCGTCCGCTCGCCGGGCGTCTACTTCGAGGCCGCCGCCGACAAGACCAGCGACAAGGACATCTACTCCGCCCGCATCATCCCCAGCCGCGGCGCTTGGCTCGAGTTCGAGATCGACAAGCGCGACCAGGTGGGCGTGCGCATCGACCGCAAGCGCAAGCAGTCGGTCACGGTGTTCCTCAAGGCCCTCGGTCTGACCAGCGAGGAGATCCTGGCCGAGTTCGCCGGCTTCCAGTCGATCGAGCTCACGCTGGAGAAGGACGCCATCCTCACCAAGGAGGAGGCGCTCAAAGACATCTACCGCAAGCTGCGTCCGGGTGAGCAGGTCGCCGCCGAGGCCGCCCGCGCGCTGCTCGACAACTTCTACTTCAACCCGAAGCGCTACGACCTCGCCAAGGTCGGCCGCTACAAGATCAACCGCAAGCTCGGCCTCGAGGCCCCGCTCACCGACTCCGTGCTGACCGTCCAGGACATCATCGCCACGATCAAGTACCTGGTCTCCCTGCACGATGGTCGGACCACCATCAAGGGTCTCCGTGGTGGCGTCGAGACGGACATCCGCCTCGACATCGACGACATCGACCACTTCGGCAACCGTCGCATCCGCGCCGTGGGCGAGCTCATCCAGAACCAGGTCCGCACCGGTCTCTCCCGCATGGAGCGTGTGGTGCGCGAGCGCATGACCACTCAGGACATCGAGGCGATCACCCCGCAGACCCTGATCAACGTGCGGCCCGTCGTCGCCGCGATCAAGGAGTTCTTCGGAACGAGCCAGCTGTCGCAGTTCATGGACCAGAATAACCCGCTCGCGGGGCTGACCCACAAGCGCCGCCTCTCGGCCCTCGGCCCCGGTGGTCTGAGCCGTGAGCGCGCCGGCGTCGAGGTCCGCGACGTCCACCCGTCGCACTACGGCCGCATGTGCCCGATCGAGACGCCGGAAGGCCCGAACATCGGTCTGATCGGCTCGCTCGCGTCGTTCGCGCGGATCAACTCGTTCGGCTTCATCGAGACTCCCTACCGCAAGGTCGAGAACGGTGTGGTCACCAATCAGATCGACTACCTGACCGCCTCCGAGGAAGACGATTTCGTCGTCGCTCAGGCCAACGCCCCGCTCGACGCGAACGGCCGCTTCGTGGAGGAGCGCGTGCTCGCCCGGCAGAAGGGCGGCGAGGTCGACCTCATCCCCGCCGGCGAGATCGGCTACATGGACGTCTCCCCGCGCCAGATGGTGTCGGTGGGCACCTCGCTCATCCCCTTCCTCGAGCACGACGACGCCAACCGCGCCCTCATGGGCGCGAACATGCAGCGCCAGGCGGTGCCGCTGCTGCGCTCGGAGAGCCCGGTCGTCGGCACCGGTATGGAGGGCTACGCGGCGATCGACGCCGGTGACGTGGTCATCGCCGAGAAGTCGGGCGTCGTCTCCGAGGTCTCGGCCGACGCGGTCACCGTCCAGGCGGACGACGGCACGATCAAGACCTACTACCTGCGCAAGTTCGACCGCTCCAACCAGGGCACCTCCTACAACCACCGCGTGGTCGTGGACGAGGGCGACCGGATCGAGGCGGGCGAGGTCGTCGCCGACGGCCCCGCCACCGAGAACGGCGAGCTCGCGCTCGGCAAGAACCTGCTCGTCGCGTTCATGCCGTGGGAGGGCCACAACTTCGAGGACGCGATCATCCTCAGCCAGAACCTGGTAAAGGACGACACTCTCTCCTCCATCCACATCGAGGAGTACGAGGTGGACGCCCGCGACACCAAGCTGGGCAAGGAGGAGATCACCCGCGACCTGCCGAACGTCAGCCCGGACCTCCTGGCCGACCTCGACGAGCGTGGCATCATCCGCATCGGCGCCGAGGTGCGCCCCGGCGACATCCTGGTCGGCAAGGTCACGCCGAAGGGCGAGACCGAGCTGAGCGCCGAGGAGCGTCTGCTCCGCGCGATCTTCAACGAGAAGAGCCGCGAGGTGCGCGACACCTCCCTCAAGGTCCCGCACGGCGAGGAGGGCACCATCATCGGTGTCAAGGTCTTCGACGCGCAGGACGGCGACGATGAGCTCGGCTCGGGCGTGAATCAGCGCGTGGTGGTCTACATCGCCCAGAAGCGCAAGATCACCGCGGGCGACAAGCTCGCCGGCCGTCACGGCAACAAAGGCGTCATCTCCAAGATCCTCCCCGTTGAGGACATGCCGTTCCTCGCGGACGGCACGCCGGTCGATGTCATCCTGAACCCGCTGGGCGTCCCCGGCCGCATGAACTTCGGTCAGGTGCTGGAGATCCACCTCGGCTGGATCGCCAAGAACGGCTGGGAGATCAAGGGCAAGCCGAAGTGGGCCGCGGAACTCCCGGAGGCCGCTTTCAAGGCGGCCCCGAACACGAAGGTCGCGACCCCGGTGTTCGATGGCGCGAAAGAGGAGGAGATCGCCGGTCTCCTCGACGTCACCCTCCCGACCCGGGACGGCGACCGTCTGATCGGATCCTCCGGCAAGACGCAGCTCTTCGACGGCCGCTCCGGCGAGCCCTACCCGGACCCGGTCTCGGTCGGCTACATGTACATCCTGAAGCTGCACCACCTCGTGGACGACAAGATCCATGCGCGCTCCACGGGCCCGTACTCGATGATCACCCAGCAGCCGCTCGGCGGTAAGGCCCAGTTCGGCGGACAGCGTTTCGGCGAGATGGAGGTGTGGGCCCTCGAAGCGTACGGTGCGGCCTACGCCCTGCAGGAGCTCCTGACCATCAAGTCGGATGACATCCTCGGCCGCGTGAAGGTGTACGAGGCCATCGTCAAGGGGGAGAACATCCAGGAGCCGGGCATCCCCGAATCCTTCAAGGTCCTCATCAAGGAGATGCAGTCCCTCTGCCTGAATGTGGAGGTGCTCTCGGCCGATGGCCAGGCGGTCAGCCTGCGCGACGCGGACGACGAGGCCTTCCGTGCGGCGGAAGAGCTCGGCATCAACATCTCCTCGCGCTTCGAGTCGTCGTCCATCGACGAGATCTAA
- a CDS encoding DNA-directed RNA polymerase subunit beta', with the protein MLDATTFDELRIGLATADDIRRWSYGEVKKPETINYRTLKPEKDGLFGEQIFGPSRDWECSCGKYKRVRFKGIVCERCGVEVTKSSVRRERMGHIELAAPVTHIWYFKGVPSRLGYLLDMAPKDLEKVIYFAAYMVIDVDEEGRHADMPGLENELRLEIKTLSDQRDARVAERLQRLETDLAALEEEGAKADQKRRVKDTAEKEMGQLRKSFDEDIARLERVWESFRTLKVGDLKPEDADFNELVDRFGLYFEAFMGAEAIKRRLQGFDLTQEAELLREQIATGKGQKKIRAIKRLRVVSSFLATGNSPAAMVLDVVPVIPPELRPMVQLDGGRFATSDLNDLYRRVINRNNRLRRLLDLGAPEIIVNNEKRMLQEAVDALFDNGRRGRPVTGTGNRALKSLSDMLKGKQGRFRQNLLGKRVDYSGRSVIIVGPQLKLHQCGLPKQMALELFKPFVIKRLIDLSHAQNIKAAKRMVERSRPQVWDVLEEIIRERPVLLNRAPTLHRLGIQAFEPQLVEGKAIQLHPLVCAAFNADFDGDQMAVHLPLSVEAQAEARILMLASNNILKPSDGRPVTLPSQDMIIGLHHLTTVREGAAGEGRAFASVSEAIMAKDQGSLHLNATVKIRLDNYVPSDAADTGTEPVTAVVETTLGRALFNEALPVDYPYVEAVADKGQISAIVNALAERYPKVEVAAALDRIKDAGFYWGTRSGVTVSLSDILTPPNKPQIVAGYEKKAAKINSEFEKGLTTDLERRQELVKIWTEATNEVAEAMHANFPADNTINRMVTSGARGNWLQVRNIAGMRGLVNNPKGEIIPRPIISSYREGLSVAEYFIATHGARKGLADTALRTADSGYLTRRLVDVSQDVIIREDDCGTTKGLDLPIATVDAEGVLTSDPNVENSVFARTLAADAVGTDGTVVAKAGEDVGDVLIDKLVAAGVQDIKVRSVLTCESAVGVCAACYGRSLATGKLVDIGEAVGIIAAQSIGEPGTQLTMRTFHTGGSASADDITQGLPRVQELFEARTPKGASPIAEAAGRIVIEETDKSRKVVLTPDNGDESHVYPVLRRSTLLVEDGQRVELGQQLIVGTVDPKEVLRVKGVREVQKHLVGGVQGVYRSQGVPIHDKHIEVIVRQMLRKVTVVDHGDTELLPGELVDRSRYNEINRAALTEGKKTASARQEVMGITKASLATESWLSAASFQETTRVLTQAAMEGKSDPLIGLKENVIIGKLIPAGTGLSRYRNVSVEATEEAKAERYPNRIFADDSAFSENDLSFVDFDSFSSDDYTPGTYN; encoded by the coding sequence TTGCTCGACGCAACAACTTTCGATGAGCTGCGTATCGGCCTGGCCACCGCTGACGACATCCGTCGCTGGAGCTACGGCGAGGTCAAGAAGCCCGAGACCATCAACTACCGCACCCTGAAGCCGGAGAAGGACGGCCTCTTCGGCGAGCAGATCTTCGGCCCGTCGCGGGACTGGGAGTGCTCGTGCGGCAAGTACAAGCGCGTCCGTTTCAAGGGCATCGTGTGCGAGCGCTGCGGCGTGGAGGTCACCAAGTCCTCCGTCCGCCGCGAGCGCATGGGCCACATCGAGCTCGCCGCGCCGGTCACGCACATCTGGTACTTCAAGGGTGTGCCCAGCCGTCTCGGCTATCTGCTCGACATGGCGCCCAAGGACCTGGAAAAGGTCATCTACTTCGCCGCCTACATGGTGATCGACGTGGACGAGGAGGGCCGTCACGCCGACATGCCCGGCCTCGAGAACGAGCTGCGCCTGGAGATCAAGACGCTGTCCGACCAGCGCGACGCCCGCGTCGCCGAGCGTCTGCAGCGTCTGGAGACCGACCTCGCCGCGCTGGAGGAGGAGGGCGCCAAGGCCGACCAGAAGCGCCGCGTCAAGGACACGGCTGAGAAGGAGATGGGCCAGCTCCGCAAGTCCTTCGACGAGGACATCGCCCGCCTCGAGCGCGTGTGGGAGTCCTTCCGCACCCTCAAGGTCGGCGACCTCAAGCCGGAGGACGCGGACTTCAACGAGCTCGTCGACCGTTTCGGCCTCTACTTCGAGGCGTTCATGGGAGCCGAGGCGATCAAGCGCCGCTTGCAGGGCTTCGATTTGACCCAGGAGGCCGAGCTGCTCCGCGAGCAGATCGCCACCGGAAAGGGCCAGAAGAAGATCCGCGCGATCAAGCGTCTGCGCGTGGTCTCCTCGTTCCTCGCGACCGGCAACTCGCCGGCCGCGATGGTCCTCGACGTCGTCCCGGTCATCCCGCCGGAGCTGCGCCCGATGGTCCAGCTCGACGGTGGCCGCTTCGCGACCAGCGACCTGAACGACCTGTACCGTCGCGTGATCAACCGCAACAACCGTCTGCGCCGTCTGCTCGACCTCGGCGCTCCCGAGATCATCGTGAACAACGAGAAGCGGATGCTGCAGGAGGCCGTCGACGCCCTGTTCGACAACGGCCGTCGGGGTCGCCCCGTGACGGGCACCGGCAACCGCGCCCTCAAGTCCCTGAGCGACATGCTCAAGGGCAAGCAGGGTCGTTTCCGCCAGAACCTGCTCGGCAAGCGCGTGGACTACTCGGGCCGTTCGGTCATCATCGTCGGCCCGCAGCTCAAGCTGCACCAGTGCGGTCTGCCCAAGCAGATGGCGCTGGAGCTGTTCAAACCGTTCGTGATCAAGCGCCTAATCGACCTGAGCCACGCTCAGAACATCAAGGCCGCCAAGCGCATGGTGGAGCGTTCGCGCCCGCAGGTGTGGGACGTGCTCGAGGAGATCATCCGCGAGCGCCCTGTGCTGCTGAACCGCGCGCCCACGCTGCACCGTCTCGGCATCCAGGCGTTCGAGCCCCAGCTTGTCGAGGGCAAGGCCATTCAGCTGCACCCGCTCGTCTGCGCCGCCTTCAACGCGGACTTCGACGGCGACCAGATGGCCGTCCACCTGCCGCTGTCGGTGGAGGCCCAGGCCGAGGCCCGCATCCTGATGCTCGCCTCGAACAACATCCTGAAGCCGTCGGACGGCCGCCCGGTCACCCTGCCGTCGCAGGATATGATCATCGGTCTGCACCACCTCACCACCGTCCGCGAGGGCGCCGCGGGCGAGGGCCGCGCGTTCGCGTCGGTCTCCGAGGCGATCATGGCGAAGGACCAGGGCAGCCTGCACCTGAACGCCACCGTCAAGATCCGCCTCGACAACTATGTGCCGTCCGACGCGGCGGACACGGGGACCGAGCCGGTCACCGCCGTCGTGGAGACCACGCTGGGCCGTGCCCTCTTCAACGAGGCTCTGCCGGTGGACTACCCTTACGTGGAGGCCGTCGCCGACAAGGGGCAGATCTCCGCGATCGTCAACGCCCTGGCGGAGCGCTACCCCAAGGTGGAGGTGGCCGCGGCGCTCGACCGGATCAAGGACGCCGGTTTCTACTGGGGCACCCGCTCCGGTGTGACGGTGTCGCTGAGCGACATCCTGACGCCGCCGAACAAGCCGCAGATCGTCGCGGGCTACGAGAAGAAGGCTGCCAAGATCAACTCGGAGTTCGAGAAGGGCCTCACGACCGACCTCGAGCGCCGTCAGGAGCTGGTGAAGATCTGGACCGAGGCCACCAACGAGGTCGCCGAGGCCATGCACGCCAACTTCCCGGCCGACAACACCATCAACCGCATGGTCACCTCGGGCGCCCGTGGCAACTGGCTGCAGGTGCGCAACATCGCCGGTATGCGCGGTCTGGTGAACAACCCGAAGGGTGAGATCATCCCCCGTCCGATCATCTCCTCGTACCGCGAGGGGCTGTCGGTGGCGGAGTACTTCATCGCGACGCACGGCGCCCGCAAGGGTCTGGCCGACACGGCTCTCCGTACGGCGGACTCGGGCTATCTGACCCGTCGTCTGGTGGACGTCTCGCAGGATGTCATCATCCGGGAGGACGACTGCGGCACGACCAAGGGCCTCGACCTGCCGATCGCGACCGTCGACGCCGAAGGCGTGCTCACGAGCGACCCGAACGTCGAGAACTCGGTGTTCGCCCGGACGCTCGCCGCCGACGCGGTGGGCACCGACGGCACCGTGGTCGCGAAGGCCGGCGAGGACGTGGGCGATGTGCTCATCGACAAGCTCGTCGCGGCCGGCGTGCAGGACATCAAGGTGCGCTCCGTGCTCACCTGCGAGTCCGCGGTCGGCGTCTGCGCCGCCTGCTACGGTCGCTCGCTCGCGACCGGCAAGCTGGTCGACATCGGCGAGGCCGTCGGCATCATCGCGGCCCAGTCGATCGGTGAGCCCGGCACGCAGCTGACGATGCGGACCTTCCACACCGGTGGTTCAGCCTCCGCGGACGACATCACCCAGGGTCTGCCGCGCGTGCAGGAGCTGTTCGAGGCCCGCACCCCCAAGGGTGCGTCCCCGATCGCCGAGGCCGCCGGCCGCATCGTCATCGAGGAGACGGACAAGTCCCGCAAGGTCGTCCTGACCCCCGACAACGGCGACGAGTCGCATGTCTACCCCGTGCTGCGCCGTTCGACCCTCCTGGTGGAGGACGGACAGCGCGTCGAGCTCGGCCAGCAGCTGATCGTCGGCACCGTCGACCCGAAGGAGGTCCTCCGGGTCAAGGGCGTCCGCGAGGTGCAGAAGCACCTGGTGGGCGGCGTGCAAGGCGTCTACCGCTCGCAGGGTGTGCCGATCCACGACAAGCACATCGAGGTCATCGTCCGCCAGATGCTCCGCAAGGTCACCGTCGTCGACCACGGCGACACCGAGCTGCTGCCGGGTGAGCTCGTCGACCGCTCGCGGTACAACGAGATCAACCGCGCTGCGCTGACCGAGGGCAAGAAGACGGCGTCCGCCCGTCAGGAGGTCATGGGCATCACCAAGGCCTCGCTGGCGACCGAGTCGTGGCTGTCGGCCGCGTCCTTCCAGGAGACCACCCGCGTCCTGACGCAGGCGGCCATGGAGGGCAAGTCCGATCCGCTGATCGGTCTCAAGGAGAACGTCATCATCGGTAAGCTCATCCCGGCCGGCACCGGCCTGTCGCGCTACCGCAACGTCTCCGTCGAGGCGACCGAGGAGGCAAAGGCCGAGCGGTACCCCAACCGCATCTTCGCCGACGACTCCGCCTT
- a CDS encoding CGNR zinc finger domain-containing protein, whose product MPTDAILPRATGQWIEPGGGQRWWFDSGSLALDFACTAGLGQPEGAWPTVVDAAGLNGWLTERFPEVAPTAGLREFRDADTLREAIGRLARRASEGGSLGPDDVDIVNLFAATADIPPVLAGGARQAGRTKARPHQALGTIARDAVRLFGPQTEGRIRECSAEDCTLLYLDTSRSANRRWCSMQRCGNRAKVRAHRARAAD is encoded by the coding sequence ATGCCCACCGACGCCATCCTGCCCCGCGCCACCGGACAGTGGATCGAGCCGGGCGGCGGGCAGCGCTGGTGGTTCGACTCCGGATCGCTCGCCCTCGATTTCGCCTGCACCGCCGGGCTGGGCCAGCCGGAAGGGGCGTGGCCGACGGTGGTCGACGCCGCGGGGCTGAACGGCTGGCTGACCGAGCGCTTCCCCGAGGTCGCCCCCACCGCGGGCCTGCGTGAGTTCCGGGACGCCGACACCCTTCGCGAGGCGATCGGCCGGCTCGCACGGCGGGCGAGCGAGGGCGGCTCTCTCGGCCCCGACGACGTCGACATCGTGAACCTCTTCGCCGCCACTGCCGACATCCCTCCCGTGCTGGCCGGCGGAGCGCGCCAGGCCGGTCGCACGAAGGCGCGGCCGCATCAGGCGCTCGGGACGATCGCACGCGACGCCGTCCGGCTGTTCGGCCCGCAGACCGAGGGCCGCATCCGGGAGTGTTCGGCCGAGGACTGCACGCTCCTCTACCTCGACACCTCGCGCAGCGCGAACCGGCGCTGGTGCTCCATGCAGCGCTGCGGCAACCGGGCGAAGGTGCGCGCCCACCGCGCCCGCGCGGCGGACTGA